From a single Cyclobacterium marinum DSM 745 genomic region:
- a CDS encoding helix-turn-helix domain-containing protein, whose protein sequence is MDFSFRLQQLIEYLDITSYRLSKEIGTSEAVISNARSGRNKPSYDLISKILNKYKVISAEWLLLGEGDMLKNGGDSSNTPSFNEPLNNYSIPLKDNSPPPLPSKQGKNYTQKLHPTLHPTQEKCRICDEKERVIAQQSEVINALKKVVSQMEMRLHDYDVKRKKNAG, encoded by the coding sequence ATGGATTTTTCTTTTCGTTTACAACAACTTATTGAGTACCTTGATATTACGTCATACCGTTTATCGAAAGAAATTGGTACGTCAGAAGCTGTTATATCGAATGCTAGATCTGGCAGGAATAAGCCGAGTTATGATTTGATAAGTAAAATACTTAACAAATATAAAGTAATATCAGCTGAATGGTTACTGTTAGGGGAGGGTGATATGCTGAAAAATGGGGGAGATTCAAGCAATACCCCCTCCTTTAATGAGCCTCTTAACAACTATTCTATACCCTTAAAGGATAATAGCCCACCCCCCTTACCCTCTAAACAGGGTAAAAACTACACCCAAAAACTACACCCTACCCTACACCCTACGCAGGAAAAGTGTCGTATTTGCGATGAGAAGGAGCGGGTAATAGCCCAGCAATCAGAGGTTATTAATGCTTTAAAAAAGGTAGTATCCCAAATGGAAATGCGCCTACATGATTATGATGTGAAGAGAAAAAAGAACGCTGGCTAA